Proteins from one Terriglobia bacterium genomic window:
- a CDS encoding response regulator transcription factor — translation MVRFIEEGACAWVRSADSLSHLANTLRMVCDNRVSCSGRVTQLVLSAIHRRSSAPVSAPKEQLTIREREILLLVKDGLSNKEIADRLCISANTVKNHVHHLLEKLKVRNRHEAAWIKPQSPQAYVLHPGAGRARTA, via the coding sequence ATGGTTCGCTTCATCGAAGAAGGCGCCTGTGCGTGGGTGCGGAGCGCTGACAGCCTTTCCCACTTGGCAAACACTCTGCGGATGGTCTGCGACAACCGCGTGTCATGCTCCGGACGCGTTACTCAGCTCGTGCTCAGCGCGATTCACCGGCGGAGTAGTGCGCCGGTTTCCGCTCCCAAAGAGCAACTTACAATTCGTGAAAGAGAGATCCTGCTTCTGGTAAAGGATGGTTTAAGCAACAAAGAGATTGCCGATCGCCTGTGCATATCAGCCAACACGGTCAAAAACCATGTGCATCATCTTCTGGAGAAACTCAAAGTAAGAAACCGCCACGAGGCGGCGTGGATCAAGCCCCAGTCTCCTCAGGCGTACGTGCTTCATCCGGGCGCAGGCCGCGCTCGAACCGCCTGA